A section of the Lineus longissimus chromosome 1, tnLinLong1.2, whole genome shotgun sequence genome encodes:
- the LOC135491102 gene encoding sphingomyelin synthase-related protein 1-like, producing the protein MATSNVKDWTIPDVEKWLQKNGFPTYVYLLCKTHKIDGKALLLLTESDIKGEIEVLGDVKRMMIGIRLLQKLNYQAYHELSGNGISQDVVKRHIMPNNFVNRPQLSRYDSVDSVADCPEISQEADEPDVGTEYGVLSKLLDAELWKVVLSFIYVFFVFLLTSLVMVIVHDRVPDMNKYPPLPDIFLDNIPLIPWAFEACEGIALTLSTIWILILIFHKHRFILLRRMFSLLGTVFLLRCVTMLITSLSVPGIHLQCEARPAVGIKEQLYKALTIWQGLGMSMQGVRSCGDYMFSGHTCCLTMLNFFITEYTPRRMYYVHTTSWVLNLFGIFFILAAHEHYSIDVFIAFYISSRLFLYYHTLANNRSLMMRDRNRTRVWFPLFTFFESRCDGIVPNEYEWPLSWAKTQKVHGHGGNGNGNGDKVKLG; encoded by the exons ATGGCCACCAGTAATGTAAAGGATTGGACCATTCCTGATGTTGAGAAGTGGTTGCAGAAAAATGGATTCCCGACGTACGTCTATCTGCTCTGTAAAACACACAAAATTGATGGAAAAGCGCTCCTTCTTTTGACGGAATCAGACATCAAGGGGGAGATTGAAGTGCTAGGTGACGTCAAGCGAATGATGATAGGAATTCGGCTACTGCAGAAATTGAATTATCAAGCTTATCATGAACTGAGTGGTAATGGCATCTCTCAGGATGTTGTGAAGAGACATATTATGCCGAATAACTTTGTAAATCGTCCGCAGCTTTCTCGCTATGACAGTGTCGACTCGGTTGCAGATTGCCCGGAAATCTCCCAAGAAGCCGATGAACCTGATGTTGGGACCGAATATGGTGTGTTATCCAAACTGCTTGATGCAGAGCTTTGGAAAGTTGTCCTGAGTTTCATCTATGTCTTCTTTGTATTTTTGTTGACGTCATTGGTGATGGTGATCGTGCACGACCGAGTTCCTGACATGAACAAGTATCCGCCACTACCGGACATATTTCTGGATAACATTCCCCTTATCCCATGGGCATTTGAGGCTTGTGAAGGGATAGCTTTGACACTCAGTACAATTTGGATACTCATtctgatctttcataaacacaG GTTTATTCTGTTGAGGAGGATGTTTTCACTGTTGGGTACGGTGTTTCTACTGCGGTGTGTGACCATGCTGATCACCTCTCTGTCTGTTCCTGGGATACATCTTCAGTGTGAGGCTAGG CCTGCTGTGGGTATCAAAGAGCAGCTGTACAAAGCACTGACGATCTGGCAGGGCCTCGGGATGAGTATGCAGGGTGTTCGTTCATGTGGTGACTACATGTTCAGTGGACATACCTGTTGCTTGACAATGCTCAACTTCTTCATAACtgaat ATACTCCCAGGAGAATGTACTACGTTCATACGACAAGTTGGGTGCTGAATCTCTTTGGTATCTTCTTCATCTTAGCGGCACACGAGCACTACTCGATCGATGTCTTCATCGCATTTTACATCTCGTCGCGTCTCTTCTTATACTACCACACGCTTGCCAACAACCGATCTCTGATGATGCGAGACAGGAACAGAACAAGAGTCTGGTTtccattgtttacattttttgagTCGAGGTGTGATGGTATTGTACCGAATGAGTATGAATGGCCACTGTCTTGGGCCAAGACACAGAAAGTACATGGTCATGgtggtaatggtaatggtaatggtgATAAAGTAAAGCTAGGCTGA